A region of the Denticeps clupeoides chromosome 12, fDenClu1.1, whole genome shotgun sequence genome:
ATATGGGGGAGAATTTAGAATAAGGGGTACTAAAGAGTCAAATGACTgcaaaggaaagaaaatgtatCTATATTGTGAATGTTAGAAGGAACATCTCTGTCTTTAATGCAGCAGACTTGATGCCATCAGGTCACCAGGATGTTCTGTGAGGTTCTAATCCATCGAAAAGCTAAAATATCAGAATAgatttgaagattttttttttttcccatctgacCCTTAACTGAGTGTCTCAGACATGGAGTTCCTGGAGGTTTTGACCGAAGGGCTGAACCGGGTTCTCCTGGTACGTGGAGGAGGTCGCGAGGTCATCACCATCTATTCCTGAGAGTCCAGTCTGACGTCCCGCCCCACCCCGCTCCATCTCCGCCATCCCACCGCCAAATTCAAAACCCGCCTCCATTGCCAAGCAATATGCCAACCAGCCCCGCCCCCTTAACCCCAACCAACCAACTACCACAACATTACctacccaaacacacacacacacacacagtacccaGTAGAACCCACTTGTGCTTTCCCAAGTGGTCAACACCAGACAGGAAGCTGAAGCATTTGGTTCCATCAGGAGGAGGAGCCGAGGGAGGGTGAGTCCGTCTGGGTCTGCAGCTCCTCACCTTTGCTTTCCATCTTCTGAGCCCATGTTTTAGGGGAGCAGGTCTTGTCCATGAGTCCATGACGAGGGTCAGGAAGAGACGAGCCAGGAAATAAACGCCACACTGGGACCGATGAGAGTCGTTCATGTGCACTAGAGCTCACCTCACGATGGACTGCCTGCTCAGGGGACATACGTGGGGAGCGTCAACAGGTTCTTGTTCCATTATTCCTCCAACACCGGTCTccaccccaaccccccccccccacccccccccaccccccacccaaccCCCCAACCCACGTTCACGTCGTGAGGAAATCGTACTGTTTTTAATGGAAGTGGCCAACCTGCCGTCTTCAGCCCGCTAGCAGTGCCAAAACCGAGGCCGGAGAGGAGGGGACAGTAGCCATGCCGCTGCTGGTCACCAGTGTGGGCGGAGAGAGGCGTGAGGACTGACATctgagaaagggagagaaaaaaaaaaaaacgactgtaAAAAGTGTATAGTTGACATTGTGAGATTTATTCGTGTTATTTATTGATCCTTATTTTCCTTCAAatggtattattttttttggtgagctACTAACAAGCTTCACGTGAGCAGACATTCCTATCTCACAGGGTTGGCTGGAAATGCTTTTTGAGTCTCGTCCTAGGCTAGCACTGTACCCGCACTGTCAGCCACTGTGCCACACCCGTCTCATCCGCTCCCCTTTTTACACAGAGATTTATGTTTCCAGAGAAaagtatatctatatatctatatacacaCTCTCTATTTACCTACACATCCACAGCTGCGGAAAGAATATGTTAATATACATGAAGTCGTTTTGCCAAACTGAGATGTCACATGTGCCAGACGCAGAAAATCGTTCAGAGGAGAACCCGGGGTTCCGAATCCAAGCAGACGATGTAGTATAAAAACACTGAGAACATAATATCATTCACTTAAAATTAATATTAGACACTGgttcctatatatatatatatatatatatatatatatatctatttaaaaatatttaagaaataatttgtgtgcgtgcgtatgaAGTGCTTTTTTTGAAGGATCGTGCAATAGGTAAAATCTCAAATCACACCATATCgtgtcatttatttttgtacacatatattttatatttgagGACTTTTCATTTCGCCATCGCTACCTGACCAATGACATGCGTTTTTACCATATCCTGATGTAATTGTTCCCGTCACTTGCACTCGATGTAGAGTTATTtacgaatatatatatataaagaatatACTTAGAAGTCGTTAGGAGAAAACTGGTCTAGTTTGTAGAGTTTACAGAATCCAGTATTACGTTTTGCGTGTGTATGAAAAATTACTTATGAGTTGTGAATGCTGCTAGAGTATGAATagtactgtgtgtatatatatatcgatGTATTGGGACAGATCGTCTAGGGGAAGCGTTTATAACGGAATATGGTGAGATGGTATGAATACATATCAGGGGCGGGGCGTGGCGGGGCGTGGCCGCCGGTGAagatcttttattttcttaccaGGGGGCTTCGAGTCGAAAGCAGTCGGAGGAGGTCGAGGGTCTCCTGCCAAAACCCGCCGATCGGACGGTCATTTGCACAAACGGCGTAACCTGTGAACAAATCTTCTCTTCTCTCGTCGTTCCgtcgcctttttttttacgtttgcaCGTAAATGGACTTTCGATCTGTGAGAAACTACATATTTATCTGTACTTGTTTTACATCAatcaaaagaagaaagaaaggggaaaaacaccaaaaaaaaatagaatattcTTGTATTGACTTCTCTCACTGGgcgatcacaaaaaaaatggaatagaataaataaaaagaagcccGAATGGAGTGAAGTCGCGTTTAGAAGGTTGCCTGCGTACACTGAGCCACCACGGACGTGGGTTTTTAACAACCATCCTCACTTCTTGCCGCTCCCGCATGCATGGTCTGTCCGTGACGATATTCGTTTCAGTGCTCCTGTATTTCGTGACGACCCGTTTATTAAAGATGCTCGACGCTCCGTCTTCTGGGTGGTCGATCGAACGTCTTTCTAGCTTCGTATACGAAGTAATACTGCTCTCATGTACCGTAGCCGACAGCAGTCGTTCGTCGTGTTCGTCACGCCAgtctgacatttcatctttcTACGTTGTGTGCAATACTGGTTTTTAGTTGTTGCtggggagtaaaaaaaattgcctgtgatgaaattatattatatatattttatatataaatatatatacaagtaTAGCTatatatagttatttatttatttttgccccTAAACAGGTGTTATTCGTTTCTATGGTGAATTTTAGTAGATTCATATCtaaaactttcattttcttgatgtatttatttatttatttgtttttatttttggccgGAAACGTCCACCACTATTAGAAATAATATGTATGCTGCTTTTCTCCATCACACGACCTTGTGGCCAGAATGACGTAACCAGAACGATCATTTCTACGATCATCCCGGGACGAGGGTGTCTGTGGCTGATGACGACGATGAAGGTTCACGTCAATCCAGCTTTTCCCGGCTCGCAAACGCACCTGATCCAGATCATTCTGATATTCTGTGTAGATGCGGAGTCGAGGTAGAACATCCTTCCTTTCCTCTCGTGGTGAAGGTGTTAGTCGCGGCCACACCGAGGACCAGGCGCATTCTAAACTACCTACTTCTCGTTTTCTCCTCATTTTCTTGGCTTTTATGGGGGTTTTTATTTCCTGCATGCGTTGTACAAAAAATACGTTTCCAAATTTACTGACGATATTTGGTGTTAAATTTATAGTGCGTGTCATACTGTGTGTGGTGACCCCTACCCGACCTGCCCCACCCCACCGCTTTTAGCCACACCCACTGACCTGCGCTGACCCCGCCCCCTTTACCACTACTGTACGTGTACGTGATGGCAGTACGATTATGAGTATAATGCTGATCAAAGACTATAAACAAGCGCTTCCACTTCTGGGGCTGGGCTCTGATGGAGCAGGAATGTTCCTAAAATCACTTTTATTCCGACAAATAGCAAAAAGCAGATCCGTTTTCTTCAAACTGATTGTtgaatagtttttaaaaaattgtaatttttttttatgaaggaaCGTGAGGTGGAAATAGTTTACTCCAGAATTTCTATAGGAACTTTATTTATCGATTCGTTTTTAATTCAACATTCCTTGTTCTGTATTAGAAAGCCACTGTTGTTTACCTGTTGAGGGGCGTTCCCAGCCAGATGTGAGCTCCGCCCCCTCAGACCCACGCTGTGACGTTGATTCTGTTCCCAGAATGCCTTGCACCGGAGCAGATTGGAGCAGATCCTGAGAGCGCCAGCCCAGCCTGTTGTTACTCACTGCACGCACACCAACCTGAATTCATTACTGTTGTATTCGAATATATTACAGTTGTTTTGTGGCTTCatgtactcttttttttttttttaaactggactTCGAACAAAGGTGGTTTCGTTTTtaagaataattttatttcattacacattaaaaGTGATTACCAAAGTTATGTTTAGTTATTACTTATTAATTATGCCAGATGAAACTCATTCTAATGGATTGAAAGGAGGCCAGCAGGAGGACCCACCTCTCATAATCGCACCAAACTCATATTTCAATTGGCAGCTATCTGTTTTTGCAaattagaattattttctgACAGCGGCGAGTAGCCGGGGACGCCGTCCCTTCTGTTCAATGGGGAGGGGAgcagagggcggggcaggcaacACCTGTAAATAGTGCAAATTAGTATTGAGGTGTTTCTTTTGTGTCGGTGTAAGTTCAATATTTCGAATGAATATGTATCCTCCTATTGTGTTTCATGGtacataaaagaaagaaaaactgtagATCAATCTTGCATTCCAAATGCTTCTTATCTCTATGGCTTCTGGCAGATTCCCGTTCCATTTTATAGATTTGTCAGCACAAAATGCAATAAACTAATACCATTTTATTAGTTTCTGTGTACAAGTCATCATTACAAATAATATTATCGTGAACTAGTAAATGATAAAACAGAAGTAGTAGAGGGCCGGTGCATGAAGTCAGAATTCTGtacagaaaagaacaaaaaaaaaaaaaaaaatcacagaattgTACAAAATGACGGCTGAATGACACCTCGATTCAAGATGGAAAGCAACTCAAAACCTTGTTCAGACATGCACTCCAAATTATTATTCATCACCACAGGACGTcgggttaaaaaataaaaaaagtcgcACAGTCGTCCACTTCTGACAACCGGAATGAGCGGCCTCAGTAAGGGCGGGCGTAGTGAGACATGGGCTGGGCCTGGCCCATCGCCTGGCTCGGGCGTGGCCCGGCCGCGCCCAGGCTTCCCGAATTCACCAGGTGGTTGATGGAGGGTCCGCTCTGAATGAGGGTGTCCAGAGCTTTCTGCACGCTCGGGTTGTCAAAGTTGATGCCCGTGCCGGGCACCAGTGGGCGGGGCACGCCTTGCGGGACCGCCATGCGGCTGGCGGGGGCGCCGTAGCCCAGGGGGGCGGCGGGCGCCATGGCCGGCCGAGCGCCGATTACCGTCGGTGAAACGGACTGGACCATTTTGGGAACCGCGGGGGTGGAGAGCGGGACTGGACTCGGCTGGACCCCCATGGCGCCGCCGTAACTCTGCGGCTGGGGCGTCAGGAGGGTGCTGGACACCGACGCCGTGGCTCCCACGCCGCTGTTGAACAGACTCAGGATTTTGGCCTGGAGCTCTTGCTGGTGGTTGGAGGGCGGAGCCAGGGTAGCAGAGGGCGGGGCTGAAAGGGCCGGCTGGTGGGCCATCGCAGACACAGGCTGGGCAGGAGCTTCATGAGTGACTGGCGCTGCTGCAGTGTGGGACCCTGTGGGACACAGATGTGACAATGTGACACAAATCAACATCTCCTGTACAGGGGGCGTGTCAGTTGACGTCACAATCTCTAAAGAATATGGTCTGAGTGACTGGACAAGACGTTTACCTGCGTGCAGGTCCCCGCCGCCCTGGAGGAAGCGTCCTCGCTTGTCCCTCAGGTACTCGATGAGCCGGTCCAGCTCCTCCGGAGTCAAAAACCTGGGAAGGATTCCAGAGGTCAACGCGCGAGCAGAACGGACGCGGCGGGACACGAGCGGAACAGACCTGCCCTCGGACAGGAGCGTGATGGTGGACAGCAGAGACGCGGGGTGCGGCTCGCGGTCCAGCTCCCTCATCAGCACGTCGTCCGCCATCTTGGCCGCCTTCCTGGCGATCTCCTCCCGCTCCTTGTCGCGGTGCTCCACCTTGTAGATGTTGTAGTTCTGGGCCACCAGGACCATGGCGTCCTGCATGGGCATGTTCCTGTGTTCTGGCGGCGGGGGGGACGACATTCTACAGTTCACACTTCTTgtccagtagtgacagggacacgatggtagtaggtggggctTTTCTAATATTACCTTGCGGCGTTCCAAACAGGATGTTGACGGTGCAGGAGCGATGCACCTGGTGCTGCTGGGTAATGATGATGGCGAAAGGGGTGCGCGCCCGACTCACGTCCTCCAGCGCTTGTGTCAGGGAGACCTCCGTGTTGAGGAAGATGAGGTCAACCACCATGCCCACGTCCCGGACCTTCCTCCCCACCGTCTCGGCGTATTCCCTACAAACGGGAGGGTGGACGTTAGGGAAAACAAATCCACCTCGACCCCACAGGTGACCCCCACATCACATGGTTGTACTTCCTGTCTGCGTAACCTGACCACCTACTTCTGCTGCTTGTTGACGACGATGACGGAGCAGTCGACGGGCCGCTCGGAATCGTAGCGCCGCTGCAGCTCCTCGTAGTACTGCCTGTACAGCTCGTTCCGCCGCCGCTCGCCCTCGCTCGCCCGCTCGTCTGGGGGGGAAACCGCAGATTAACCCCCCGCTCTCCGGGCACGCCGCGCCCGACTCCGGGACGGAACCCACCTTCCGATTCCCTCCGGCCGCTCCAGGCCTCCCGGTACGGCTCCCGGTACGGCTCTTTCTTGCGGTAGTAATCCTCCATGCGGTAGTACCGATCGTAGCCCTCGTTTCTGGACGGtcggagagagggaggagcaCAGCTGTGGTCGGGGGCGGGAACGGGGGTTCTAGACTAAAGAAAGGTTCTAGACTCACCTGTACGAGGGGTCGCCTCTGTCTTTCTCCCGTCCCTCGGAGCCACGGTACCGTTCGCTGGCGGGATCTCGAGGGTCGTGATCGCGGGCGGGGCCGGGGCCGGGCCTCGGCTCGCGTCCCGGCTCCCTGTGGTCCCGGGACTCCCGGCTCCGCACAGGGGAGCGGGAGCGGGGACGGCCGTCCCGGGACTCCCCATATCCGCCGTACGGGGTCCTGAAGGGACAGACGGCGGCATCAGACAAGCCCCTCCCACACAGTATCGATCACAGCTCTTCACTCTGAAACGCTACATCTGGTGGAATCAACCGGCCGGCGAGGATGAAGGTGATGAGAACACAACTCTTCCAACTCTGCCAAACGCGCGGGCGTCTTCTGCAGCGACGATCGGAGAGGAGACGCCGCGGAGGTTCTTCGTCCGAACTCGCGAGCGCACGAACCCGAGCGCGGCAACGACGACGAATCCGCGTATCTCTAAATTCACCATTTTAATTTGTAGATTACGACAGATTTGATAGCGGCGACTCTTAACGCTCCAAGTTGAGTTACGCCCCTCCCCCACGCAAAAATAAGACCACGCCcacttatctttttttttttttttttattgttgggATAATTTTATCGTCTTCTTGTGTTAAAGTGTTCATGCCGAGAGGCTTTTATGAAACGACCGACgctttaaaatgaatttcaacAGAGACAAAGACACAATCAAAAATAAgacttgacctttaacctttattTCACCAAGCTAATCTGGAAgtagagcatttttttttttatttttaaaaaggaaaaaaaaatctggttccTGTCAAAAATGcgggaaataaaaataaaaaatatgcacGCGCGCCAcgaaaatgggggggggggaataaaagaCGTTACCAGACGCGTTCAAATGTCGCCATGTCTTCATGTCCACCTTTTCAGCATTACTTTACCTTCGTGGAGGGCTCGGCCGGGACTGAGATTTATTCTGTCGTCTCTCCGCTGCCATATTTATAtctgtaaataaaccaatccaAACGTTCAACATGGAAATAAAGGGGATTATTCAGCGATTTTTCTTTTCACTCCACGCACATTCAGGCCATCCGGTGCTCTCAAGCGGATCTCAAGCAATAAAAACCAAATTATTTCTCCCCAATGgggacaaaaagaaagaaataaaatgcatttttgcaaaTTCCATACAATTTAGAAAACACAATTCAGAATTGAGAACAGAGTCATGTTACAACAGGTcgaaaagaaatgcatttttattgtttagacATCTTTTTCAGTTTTAGTTGCACCCCAGCgttgagttttttttgtagAGAACAACATACATCACGAAACaccataaatgttaaatgttctgGGGCGCcggacaaaagacaaaaaaaaaaaaaaaaatttttttaaatgaaaataaaaaaagaacattctggATCAGTGGAATTCTTCCCTTCTGACGCCGCAGAGCTTACCTAGTCTATAACCTTTATATAACCGACCGCTCTGTCCCGCCTTTGCAGCCTCAGCCTCTTCCACCCGCTCAAACTGCACAAATCCGTACCCACGAAACATGGACAACGCTGCAAAAAGGAAGATGCGTTCGCGAGGGGACACTGACTGAATGCATGTGTTTCATGTGTTAGGCCTGAATGTGAGCTTGGCTTTTGTCGTCCGGCCTTTCGTCATTACTAACCATTTATCTTCCCATACGGACTGAACAGATCCTCCAACTCCTTCTTGTCCATCAGAGTGGTCGGCAAATTCCCCACAAAAATGCGGCGCTCCAGGTGGTAGGGGTGATTGCTGTTGGTGCCGTGGTTGGGCGGGGTTCCACTTCGGCTTCTTCTGCGGGACATGGCACTAACGTCCTCTTTAACCTTAACGCTCGACACTGACTGCCTATGGCttgtcatttctctcaactAGGTTTTAGGGTCTTCGCGGGTCCGTGGGCCACcagggaggaagaagagagagatCCCATGGATAAAACATCACAGTACAGAAACATCGTGCACGAGATGGGGGGGGGATCACGCCGGTCCTAATATGGTGCGAAACCCTCCGGCCGTTTC
Encoded here:
- the ncoa5 gene encoding nuclear receptor coactivator 5 isoform X3; this encodes MAAERRQNKSQSRPSPPRRTPYGGYGESRDGRPRSRSPVRSRESRDHREPGREPRPGPGPARDHDPRDPASERYRGSEGREKDRGDPSYRNEGYDRYYRMEDYYRKKEPYREPYREAWSGRRESEDERASEGERRRNELYRQYYEELQRRYDSERPVDCSVIVVNKQQKEYAETVGRKVRDVGMVVDLIFLNTEVSLTQALEDVSRARTPFAIIITQQHQVHRSCTVNILFGTPQEHRNMPMQDAMVLVAQNYNIYKVEHRDKEREEIARKAAKMADDVLMRELDREPHPASLLSTITLLSEGRFLTPEELDRLIEYLRDKRGRFLQGGGDLHAGSHTAAAPVTHEAPAQPVSAMAHQPALSAPPSATLAPPSNHQQELQAKILSLFNSGVGATASVSSTLLTPQPQSYGGAMGVQPSPVPLSTPAVPKMVQSVSPTVIGARPAMAPAAPLGYGAPASRMAVPQGVPRPLVPGTGINFDNPSVQKALDTLIQSGPSINHLVNSGSLGAAGPRPSQAMGQAQPMSHYARPY
- the ncoa5 gene encoding nuclear receptor coactivator 5 isoform X2; protein product: MTSHRQSVSSVKVKEDVSAMSRRRSRSGTPPNHGTNSNHPYHLERRIFVGNLPTTLMDKKELEDLFSPYGKINDINMAAERRQNKSQSRPSPPRRTPYGGYGESRDGRPRSRSPVRSRESRDHREPGREPRPGPGPARDHDPRDPASERYRGSEGREKDRGDPSYRNEGYDRYYRMEDYYRKKEPYREPYREAWSGRRESEDERASEGERRRNELYRQYYEELQRRYDSERPVDCSVIVVNKQQKEYAETVGRKVRDVGMVVDLIFLNTEVSLTQALEDVSRARTPFAIIITQQHQVHRSCTVNILFGTPQEHRNMPMQDAMVLVAQNYNIYKVEHRDKEREEIARKAAKMADDVLMRELDREPHPASLLSTITLLSEGRFLTPEELDRLIEYLRDKRGRFLQGGGDLHAGSHTAAAPVTHEAPAQPVSAMAHQPALSAPPSATLAPPSNHQQELQAKILSLFNSGVGATASVSSTLLTPQPQSYGGAMGVQPSPVPLSTPAVPKMVQSVSPTVIGARPAMAPAAPLGYGAPASRMAVPQGVPRPLVPGTGINFDNPSVQKALDTLIQSGPSINHLVNSGSLGAAGPRPSQAMGQAQPMSHYARPY
- the ncoa5 gene encoding nuclear receptor coactivator 5 isoform X1, with the protein product MTSHRQSVSSVKVKEDVSAMSRRRSRSGTPPNHGTNSNHPYHLERRIFVGNLPTTLMDKKELEDLFSPYGKINALSMFRGYGFVQFERVEEAEAAKAGQSGRLYKGYRLDINMAAERRQNKSQSRPSPPRRTPYGGYGESRDGRPRSRSPVRSRESRDHREPGREPRPGPGPARDHDPRDPASERYRGSEGREKDRGDPSYRNEGYDRYYRMEDYYRKKEPYREPYREAWSGRRESEDERASEGERRRNELYRQYYEELQRRYDSERPVDCSVIVVNKQQKEYAETVGRKVRDVGMVVDLIFLNTEVSLTQALEDVSRARTPFAIIITQQHQVHRSCTVNILFGTPQEHRNMPMQDAMVLVAQNYNIYKVEHRDKEREEIARKAAKMADDVLMRELDREPHPASLLSTITLLSEGRFLTPEELDRLIEYLRDKRGRFLQGGGDLHAGSHTAAAPVTHEAPAQPVSAMAHQPALSAPPSATLAPPSNHQQELQAKILSLFNSGVGATASVSSTLLTPQPQSYGGAMGVQPSPVPLSTPAVPKMVQSVSPTVIGARPAMAPAAPLGYGAPASRMAVPQGVPRPLVPGTGINFDNPSVQKALDTLIQSGPSINHLVNSGSLGAAGPRPSQAMGQAQPMSHYARPY